AGATCACTCCGAATTCAATcctttattcaaataattcatcgttcagaataaaatatttacgcaCATTTACGGGCGCAAGCAAAACTGCCGAATGCAGATGTCTTCAAGATTTGggcgataaaaaaatgttttgcatgtaaaattatacgtaAACGATAAAGAGTAGTTTCTGCATCACAAACAAATtgtatcatatattattacatgaaTTATAGGTGCGTgaatccgtttttttttttaatgatgatGTCAAGCTAGACGTGACATTTTATACGAGGTTGTTTGAGCTATTATTCAGATAATAAGACATTATTTGATTAGAATACATCCGGCCATATTAAGGAAATGGTAGTTATTTGCTTGTTGCTTCCTCGATTGTTATTAAGTCTTACTGTCACATTTCGGATAATCTTATAATTAAGGAACAAAGTTTCCTATTGCGGTCACAATGATGCGGACGTCCGGGTAAAGATAATCAATGCATCGCGCGCTATCATTCGTCGAAAGGTCGTCAAACCTTACGGTTAGCAGCTTCTATACGTGGAGGAAATTTAATCATTTCCTCtacggattaaaaaaaaaaatcttttgtgcTCAGAGATTTCCtacaattttctcttttaatccCAGATTAAATCCCGCACGTTAAATTCAGTtgttaattgaataaaaatacgacactttcaattttatcacaTTACGCGCTTATCGTTTGATCAGGAAACGTGAGGTACATTTGGACCTCGGGCCGCAAGTGCAACTTCAACGGCTGCGACCGACCTGATCTTCAGCCCCAGAACATTAATGGATGGTTCTGGTCTGGATCTGGCGCCAAGATCGGACCCACAACCCAGCGTAACTCCGGAGACTGGAGTAACACTGGAGGATACGGTCAACCGCAGCCAGATAATCGTGAAGCTGCACAGGTATAGTTTACTTATctgtaaaagattttatttcgaaTTTCGAACTATGTGGATACACACGACTCTGGTGCAACGGAGATCccttatagaaatttaacactaaattagatttaaataacattaaaaaaattgtactcattaaaaatgtaactcTAGACTAGAATACCTTTTTAAGAGCATTAACAATAgcgcttttaatatttaaaataaacaattaatcaCTGGCCAGTTCAGTACTACCAGtgttaagttttataataattcgcACAGACGAGGAacctcataattttttttgcaaaacgttttagcaaacattttaaataaattatttcaaacaaacTTGAAACAGATTTGGGAAGATCTCGCGTTGTGACCTCGCTGAGCGATTTCAACGCGCTTTCCTTCGGCGCCGACCCCGAGAAACTCTGATTTATATTCTCGTAGGGTAAAGTGAAAGTGGTATCTTCGGATTTATCACCGCTGTCATATATGTGAcctttagtaatttttatcagCGCTTCGCGCTCTCGTAATATATCGCGctatcatttaaatataaaaagttactgAAGATTGTTtagtcttttaaaattttatggaaaCTGAAATCTTGAAAACTGCGATGCATGTAGAGCTTTATCAATAGTTTCttattctgtatttttaaagctttttgtttcaaagatattttggCTCTATAGGCTaccaattaaaagttattaaaatttaaaaactgcattaatttatactttttttaatcaacaaaaaaattttaataatgaatatttgaattttggtCTTAAAATCAgctgcaaagaaaaaaaaaacaacaaaaaaatttggtttatgcAACGCTGatgattattacttattttactgcagtaaataataaattaaataatttattataaattagtaagatattcaaatgtaataataaaacaatctataaaattaaaaaatttggtgtaatactttaaaatgtgatatatacatctttaatttgaagttataaatttaaagtaaaaatattagttttatcagaatatatttcatttatgaaTAAAGAGAATTATTCACAATCATTCATAATAGGCAAGGCTTCATCTTTACTTCAAAACTatgagaattattattttattattattattattttgaatgaaATATAAGTGAATGAAAGTAAGGTActtttgatttaatataatttctttcaattaaacCTAACatgtactaattgtaagttcTAAAAGTAAACATTCTTAAAGAAAGGCTTGTTCGAAACGTGTTATTTGAAcctaaacgttttttttttttcgaaggcGAAGCCTCAATTTGATTACTTTGTCCATTTGCAGGGTAACGATGAGTCCTGCCTGTCCATTTTGAACAACTTCTACAACGACGGTATCAAGTGGCACGACGTGGCCTGCCATCACGTGAAGCCCTTCGTGTGCGAAGACAGCGAGGAGCTCCTCAACTTCGTCGCGTCCCGAAATCCAGGAATCCGTCTGTGAAGGGCGACCGCGGACGGACACGGGCGAGCGGACCATCATCGTACATCGAATGCGATATAACTTGAACGCGACGGTATTTCACGCGCACCGCGTACTCTCCCCTTTGTcgtatgtttattatttatataatttacactaaccgataatcttttttaacgGGCCGCGATTGTAGTGTTGCGCAATTCACCGTAAGCGAAAAGAAAAAGCGATTGGTAGCTCGAAGTAGGCGGTAAATGCATTTAGTATACGCGtaaatttcttgtaatttccTTTTGTACTCCTTTCGTATGTgaataaatgcattttcttatTTGTATCGCAGGCGTTATCATTTATCCCTTaccaattatattctttttcttcttaaaaaaactttactttgttaaattaaataagaaaaacacacaaaacaatttataaataataataaatttaatctaaatgttattattttattatatttggagcttttttaaaaaaattattttttaatcaaattttttctttttatcttactACTTCAAttgtttaagttttaaattttatatttcattaaaataaactactttggattttatttttttaaagtaattgtaCAGTTAtatgtcaaataaatataaatatgtatttttctgttaatattTGACGCTATTTACAAATTTcgcaacaaaaaaatgtatatatttaaggaTGAAAAAGTTATCTTTGTAGAAGTAATTAGTCAtagttacttttatttaaaaaataatgtatcgtAACTTTTCAGTTAcctttctattaattttttataatgtttatacattgctattttaaatatttagaaacttACACTTCTAAcattattaaactattttatttacaaactacgatatttataaactatttattttattgaaacatatatattcttatacatAGAGATACGCTATCTATTTGAAGCTTATTGTAGGAATTTTTCAGCAAGAAACACAAATTGATACAGGAATTTTTGGTGCTTTCCGGCAAGACATAGTTGATACAATGTAACACAGTTGTTGTACGCTGCATATGCTTTCTTATATTACGACATAACATGACGCATTTCGACACGGCTACTGAGGATAATTTTCAGCAACTTACGTAGGCAATACTCTGTAATACAGTATACGACTCAGTACTTTTCAACTATGACACAATTGTACACATATTTTAGCTGCCCAGTCATCAAAATGTTGACAGAATGTTAGCAGACTGGCAACAgaatattagaaaatgttagcAAACTAAACTTAACTGAGGCCTCATTCTGCTAATATTTTGTTGACATTTTACATCAGCAAACTAGCAGCAAAAATCGAGCAAACTTTATTGCAAAGCAGCAACACCTGCTGCATTTCTGCTGCCAATCCGTCAGATGTCAACAGGTTCTGTCAGATTTTTGGcaacaatttattaacattgttagatattataaagtttgttaaaaatctgTTGCTTTCCTAGCATCAGGTTCTGGCAGCAGATCACATTGTTTCTTCAGATTTGACTATCAGAGAGCGTTAAACAAGAGGGAGAGGGATTCACTGTGTTACATTACACTGTGTCCTTTGTGTTTCTTGTTGAAAAAGCATCCAAACTGTCCAAAGTGTATAGAACTGTATTGATTTGTAGTACATATACCCCATAGTCGTATCATTCtagatatctaaaagaaaaCCATTATAAAAAAGAGGACTTGTGACATAGCTGGAAAGCATTGAGTCGTACACTATGTTACACCAATTACATACGAAACAATCACATCTCTATAGTTGAAATGCttgtagttttaaaataaacagcgCGTCTATAATGCGTtgtatctaataaataataaattaaatttgagtCAAAACTACCTTATATGAGATATAATTCGACATTATGAAACAATGCgaacattatttaacaatgcatcaaattaatataaaaaagtttaactgTATTAACTTAAATAGCATATAAAAGCAGTTAatcatatatactttttttttatttttttcaaacgtaattctctctttctcttccccgTCCCATGCcccatctttctctctcatacttcTACTTTCACGTATCATGATCTAAACGCATGACTGTTGGGACGTAATAAGAGCTTTTGGAAGCCTTGAGCAAATCTATTTGCCATCCCTATTTAAGCCTTGAGCAAATCTATTTGCCATCCCTTGTTGAAAAAGCATCCAAACTGTCCAAAGTGTATAGAACTGTATTGATTTGTAGTACATATACCCCATAGTCGTATCATTCtagatatctaaaagaaaaCCATTATAAAAAAGAGGACTTGTGACATAGCTGGAAAGCATTGAGTCGTACACTATGTTACACCAATTACATACGAAACAATCACATCTCTATAGTTGAAATGCttgtagttttaaaataaacagcgCGTCTATAATGCGTtgtatctaataaataataaattaaatttgagtCAAAACTACCTTATATGAGATATAATTCGACATTATGAAACAATGCgaacattatttaacaatgcatcaaattaatataaaaaagtttaactgTATTAACTTAAATAGCATATAAAAGCAGTTAatcatatatactttttttttatttttttcaaacgtaattctctctttctcttccccgTCCCATGCcccatctttctctctcatacttcTACTTTCACGTATCATGATCTAAACGCATGACTGTTGGGACGTAATAAGAGCTTTTGGAAGCCTTGAGCAAATCTATTTGCCATCCCTATTCCCGTTTATCAATCCTCGACGGACAAATcccaatattattattcacaatCAAATGCGTGCGTCaatttgcacacacatacGAATATCTAATATCTCTCTAAAAACATTTCACGaatagaagaaataatttatagtactatataaaatgtacaacATTAACAAGAGTCTTTTATAAATAGCTGGCagcagcaaaaaaaaaaaagatacggaATATATGATATACCGTAAAATACAACGTCTGATAACATTGTTCAATTTgcaacttataaaattattgccaGGAACCCTTCTCTTTAGATTACTTATCTGTTTCAAGTTAGctttgtctttttttctctctctctccctctttaccttaataatgttaaacgTAAATTTGGCGAATAACTCGGTTGCGTACTCTTCGGAatgtttttcagaaaataGTACGTTTTACATGTAGTTCATGAAAGATAGGTAAGTATTGAAAATCAGTAATGTGGATTAAAATGAAACGTCGATcgataattgtaatatattgtatgaAAAGCGAAGAAACACAgaattttttctgaaagagGATTCAAGACAATTATCGACGAGATAGCGCAAATAGAAATtctgttgaatttttatttgcactaTCTCGTCGATCGGAAATTGACGCGAGTATCTCAAGCTAATCATGGTGACCGTGCACGCCGGAGCTGCATGGCATGTGCCAATAGCGTTTCGCGCGCTGGCGAATCGCTAGCCGTCGCTACCATGGTATTCGCTACTCGGCGAATCACCTCTCTTGCGGAGGCGCGTGAACATTTTGGTTTccctttttcaaaattgtaccGTTATCGAGGCGGCCGGTTAGCAATGGGGAAGGAACTTTTCAGAAGGTGGGGAGTCTGTGAGTCTGCCGCGATTTTCTCTCCACATTCGATCTTTGTCCTGCGAGCGAGTGACTTAGCCTAAGGTAAGTGTCCCTATTAGTATGCCTGTACCTATTTGTGTGCCTTCGTATTTAAAaaggttataaaagaaattaacacaatttaatagaaaaaaatttttaattatttattggttTTATTTTCAGGATACCTGCTGCAATAATGTCCAGTTCTGAAAGAGAGGATGGAAGTGATCACGAGACTAAGATCGTGCAGGTGAGCAACAGTATACCTATTGCACTTTATTGCATATTAATTATCGTTAATTAATCGGAAACCTTATAtttactgtttaaatattttccgtttttttctttgtttgatTCTTATCGgaataaaattgttcataATATGACGCtgcttgttaaaaaattatttatatagcaTATCAATAATCcagatttacaaaataaacttgtttgttaaaaaaaatgttttgttatataatggTAAAAATATGTGGAAAAATacgagaaaattattattgcaggTGGAGCAGGAGATTGATGTGCACCTGAAGCTTAAGTGTCTGTTGCACGTGGACGAGAACACAGGGAAGCCCGTGAGCAAGGAGTTGACCGCGATAAATTGTGAGCCCATGATAATCGTGCCCAGGGAAAAGAGTGAGGACAGCTCGGCCGACATATTCGACAAGGCCAATTCGTCGCCCGATTCTGTATACAGTAATCCCCAGCTGTACGCGCTGACTCCGGCGATTAGCAGAACATCTGACCTGTCGTCAATCAGCTCGTTCAGCTCGGCGTCCAGCACTGCCCTCTTGAAAGCCCTATTGAGTCCGAGAAAGTACGCAAAGAAATACTTCTCCCAGAATACGAACAGGCAGATGTTGACCAATACGTACGATCATTTGACGCGCGAGTGGAAGAACCACCGTCTGCTGACGGAGACAATTCTAAATTATACAAACGCAGAGCTAAGCAGTATCACCACCATTCCCGGTGCCACGAGTTCACCTGTGGTCGACATTGAGAATGTGAGCAATGAGCGACTGGATGATCCTCATCCTTATTATCAGTTGACCGTTAAGAGCGACAATATGCGCCCGTCAACATTGGTGGAGCAGCCTGCGACGACCTCGAAGGTGGAACCAGTAACCGACAGCACGAGGAAGGGCAAGGCTGTGAAGAGGCCGAGCAGCAAACAAGTGAAATCGGATGTCGATGTGCAGATCGACATAGAGAATGACGGCAAAATCTCAGACAAGCCGCACGCATCGGAGTCGGACGCACCGTCGAGAGCGAAAAAGAGCAAGCCAGCGGAGCAAGACGACGCGTTAAACAAAGACAAGCCACGTTCCAAAAGACTTGATGCGCTGCTCCTCTTGACCTCCGGTTCATCATCATGTATCTGCAAGTCGGAGTCCTCGGAGTCTACGGAATCGGTCGGATCGGATATCTCAAGCGATTCGACTTAGTCGTTGGTTCAGGACCATTATGCTATAAACGgtatacagagagagagagagagagagagatagataaTCAGTATGCCGTATGAGCAGCGCGTGAAAGGGCCGCCGAGCAAAATCAAGAATAAGAAGGTAAAATACTTAGGTATTTTATTTCACTGCTATGTAGATTAATATTCAAGCACAAATTTACTTTTGaactattaatatatagaGTGTTCGACAAGAAGTTGGAAGAAAATTTTGAGATTAATTTTAGAactcaaataattattgtgtttCGTAGAAAagagtttacaaaattattattttttttcagagaaCGTACAAACG
Above is a window of Monomorium pharaonis isolate MP-MQ-018 chromosome 10, ASM1337386v2, whole genome shotgun sequence DNA encoding:
- the LOC105838688 gene encoding uncharacterized protein LOC105838688 isoform X1; this encodes MVPAVSGNMRAIYLLLLGVVAVSAQRRLALPDPRSCANRVRHSTYRDGRGVVHSYFFSWEHPPTRNLEVDWLDARNICRRHCMDAVSLETPQENEFIKQRIARGNVRYIWTSGRKCNFNGCDRPDLQPQNINGWFWSGSGAKIGPTTQRNSGDWSNTGGYGQPQPDNREAAQGNDESCLSILNNFYNDGIKWHDVACHHVKPFVCEDSEELLNFVASRNPGIRL
- the LOC105838688 gene encoding uncharacterized protein LOC105838688 isoform X2; the encoded protein is MRAIYLLLLGVVAVSAQRRLALPDPRSCANRVRHSTYRDGRGVVHSYFFSWEHPPTRNLEVDWLDARNICRRHCMDAVSLETPQENEFIKQRIARGNVRYIWTSGRKCNFNGCDRPDLQPQNINGWFWSGSGAKIGPTTQRNSGDWSNTGGYGQPQPDNREAAQGNDESCLSILNNFYNDGIKWHDVACHHVKPFVCEDSEELLNFVASRNPGIRL
- the LOC118647812 gene encoding uncharacterized protein LOC118647812 gives rise to the protein MWKNTRKLLLQVEQEIDVHLKLKCLLHVDENTGKPVSKELTAINCEPMIIVPREKSEDSSADIFDKANSSPDSVYSNPQLYALTPAISRTSDLSSISSFSSASSTALLKALLSPRKYAKKYFSQNTNRQMLTNTYDHLTREWKNHRLLTETILNYTNAELSSITTIPGATSSPVVDIENVSNERLDDPHPYYQLTVKSDNMRPSTLVEQPATTSKVEPVTDSTRKGKAVKRPSSKQVKSDVDVQIDIENDGKISDKPHASESDAPSRAKKSKPAEQDDALNKDKPRSKRLDALLLLTSGSSSCICKSESSESTESVGSDISSDST